From one Malus sylvestris chromosome 1, drMalSylv7.2, whole genome shotgun sequence genomic stretch:
- the LOC126625934 gene encoding NADH dehydrogenase [ubiquinone] iron-sulfur protein 6, mitochondrial encodes MASSLFRTLIRSSKLGSAGTRNFSLVRTQISEHTAKWMQDTSKKSPMELINEVPPIKVEGRIVACEGDTNPALGHPIEFICLDLDEPAICKYCGLRYVQDHHH; translated from the exons ATGGCGTCCAGTCTATTTAGAACCCTAATCAGATCGTCCAAATTGGGATCAGCAGGGACCAGAAATTTCAGCCTCGTCAGGACCCAAATCAGCGAGCACACCGCCAAATGGATGCAG GATACAAGCAAGAAATCTCCCATGGAGTTGATCAATGAAGTCCCACCCATCAAGGTTGAGGGCAGGATAGTTGCATGTGAAGGAG ACACCAATCCCGCACTTGGGCACCCAATTGAATTCATATGCCTTGACCTGGATGAGCCAGCTATCTGCAAGTACTGTGGTCTTCGATATGTGCAAGATCACCACCACTAG
- the LOC126625924 gene encoding uncharacterized protein LOC126625924: MAKPTYALGLVAAVAASASLSKTNSNCVYADGPFNFSPFSSSSSNASQQPSSTSSPLQSAPSVPPPSTSSTGGAAEPPPPPKVRNDQPRTSAAGFDPEPLERAAKLLDKIAKSSNAKEVIGATVKHEETRQAELKAKAAEYAAMKAQIEADTKKAIYEEQKKLAQFQAQTNSQMARYQDELAKKRMENENRLARERNQEMVKWQEESANRLEQARRQTEAQIQHERRRTAEEQAKLERENFEKKALADAEGRALEAKLTAEIKRDLLLEKAKAEKEKWVSAINTTFDHIGGGLKVILTDQNKLVVAVGGVTALAAGVYTTREGSKVIWSYVDRILGQPSLIRESSKGKYPWSGLFSRSISALSPSGNKGQTQNGKAFGDVVLHPPLQKRIDHLAKATANTKSHQAPFRNMLFYGPPGTGKTMAAREMARKSGLDYALMTGGDVAPLGPRAVTKIHELFDWAKKSRKGLLLFIDEADAFLCERNKTYMSEAQRSALNALLFRTGDQSKDIVLALATNRPGDLDSAVADRIDEVLEFPLPGEEERFKLLKLYLDKYIAQAGSSSKSGWFRNLFKKQPQKIEMKGLTDDMIREAAAKTDGFSGREIAKLMASIQAAVYGSKDCVLDPSLFREVVDYKVAEHQQRRKFAAGDKGSV, translated from the exons ATGGCCAAGCCCACATATGCATTAGGGCTTGTCGCCGCCGTGGCGGCCTCCGCCTCCTTGTCCAAGACCAACTCCAACTGTGTTTATGCCGACGGCCCTTTCaacttctctcccttctcttcttcttcttccaatgCTTCCCAACAACCCTCCTCCACTTCTTCTCCTCTCCAATCTGCGCCGTCAGTTCCTCCGCCGTCGACCTCCTCCACCGGAGGTGCTGCCGAGCCCCCTCCCCCTCCCAAGGTTCGCAATGATCAACCCAGGACATCTGCCGCTGGCTTCGATCCTGAGCCTCTGGAGCGGGCTGCTAAGTTGTTGGACAAAATCGCCAAATCTTCTAATGCCAAAGag GTCATTGGAGCTACGGTGAAGCATGAAGAGACAAGGCAGGCTGAGTTGAAGGCAAAGGCTGCGGAGTATGCTGCAATGAAAGCCCAAATTGAAGCG GATACTAAGAAGGCCATCTACGAGGAGCAGAAAAAGCTAGCTCAGTTTCAAGCCCAAACAAATTCCCAAATGGCTAGGTATCAGGATGAATTAGCAAAGAAGAGGATGGAG AATGAAAATAGATTGGCAAGAGAAAGGAACCAAGAGATGGTAAAATGGCAAGAAGAATCAGCAAATAGGCTGGAACAAGCTCGTCGACAAACAGAAGCGCAGATCCAACATGAGCGTCGACGGACTGCAGAGGAGCAGGCTAAGCTAGAACGTGAAAATTTCGAAAAGAAGGCTTTGGCAGATGCAGAAGGGAGAGCCCTTGAAGCAAAGCTGACTGCAGAAATTAAAAGGGACCTGCTGttagagaaagcaaaagctGAGAAAGAGAAATGGGTTTCTGCCATAAATACCACCTTTGATCATATTGGAG GTGGCTTGAAAGTGATTCTGACAGATCAGAATAAACTAGTTGTTGCTGTTGGGGGAGTTACAGCTCTAGCTGCAGGTGTTTACACAACAAG AGAAGGTTCAAAGGTGATATGGAGCTATGTGGATAGAATATTGGGACAACCATCACTTATCAGAGAGTCCTCTAAAGGAAAATACCCTTGGTCAGGATTATTCTCACGTTCTATAAGCGCCCTATCTCCCAGTGGCAACAAAGGTCAAACACAAAATGGGAAGGCCTTTGGTGATGTTGTTTTACACCCTCCTCTTCAGAAAAGAATTGACCACTTGGCTAAGGCAACTGCTAATACAAAATCTCATCAAGCACCATTCAGAAATATGCTCTTCTATGGTCCTCCAGGAACTGGGAAAACAATGGCTGCTAGAGAGATGGCTCGTAAATCT GGATTAGACTACGCATTGATGACGGGAGGGGATGTTGCTCCACTTGGACCAAGGGCTGTTACCAAGATACATGAGTTATTTGATTGGGCCAAAAAGTCACGGAAGGGTCTGCTACTTTTCATTGATGAAGCCGATGCATTTTTGTGCGA GCGGAACAAAACCTATATGAGTGAAGCTCAAAGAAGTGCGCTCAACGCTCTCCTATTCCGCACGGGTGACCAATCCAAGGACATAGTCCTTGCCCTTGCCACAAACCGCCCCGGTGATCTGGATTCAGCTGTGGCTGATCGTATTGATGAAGTGCTTGAATTCCCCTTGCCTGGGGAAGAGGAACGCTTTAAGCTGCTGAAGTTGTATCTGGACAAGTACATTGCTCAGGCTGGTTCATCAAGCAAATCTGGTTGGTTCCGTAATTTGTTTAAGAAACAACCTCAGAAGATAGAGATGAAGGGGTTGACAGATGATATGATTAGAGAAGCAGCGGCAAAGACCGACGGGTTCTCTGGGAGAGAAATAGCGAAACTAATGGCGAGTATCCAAGCTGCGGTTTATGGGAGTAAGGATTGTGTGCTTGATCCGAGCCTATTTCGTGAAGTTGTAGACTACAAGGTTGCTGAGCATCAACAGAGAAGAAAATTTGCGGCTGGAGATAAAGGTAGCGTGTAG
- the LOC126625942 gene encoding 4-coumarate--CoA ligase 2-like, giving the protein MTIASSSVETQKPADIPTNLMPSEINSTSQQNLTQLQPAACTNNIIDSTTATSTATATTNHVFRSKLSDIPIPNHLPLHTYCFQNLPEFSDRPCLIVGSTGKSYSFSETHLIAQKTGAGLSNLGIQKGEVIMILLQNCAEFVFAFMGASMIGAVTTTANPFYTAAEVFKQVKAANAKLIITQSQYVNKLREHPSSADGTDQNNFPKLGEDFKIVTIDNPPENCLHFSVLSEANEKELPDVVIDAEDPVALPFSSGTTGLPKGVILTHKSLVTSVAQQVDGENPNLYLKEDDVVLCVLPLFHIFSLNSVLLCSLRAGAGVLLMHKFEIGTLLELIQRYRVSVAAVVPPLVIALAKNPMVAEFDLSSIRVVLSGAAPLGKELEEALKSRVPEAVLGQGYGMTEAGPVLSMCMAFAKEPMPTKSGSCGTVVRNAELKVLDLETGLSLGYNQSGEICIRGSQIMKGYLNDVAATATTVDTEGWLHTGDVGYVDDDNEIFIVDRAKELIKFKGFQVPPAELESLLISHPSIADAAVVPQKDDAAGEVPVAFVVRSNGLELTEEAVKEFIAKQVVFYKRLHKVHFVHAIPKSPSGKILRKDLRAKLATATPSALAN; this is encoded by the exons ATGACCATTGCTTCCAGTTCCGTCGAAACTCAAAAGCCGGCAGACATACCTACCAATCTCATGCCGTCTGAGATTAATTCTACCTCTCAACAAAATCTAACCCAATTGCAACCCGCCGCCTGCACCAACAATATTATTGATTCCACCACCGCCACCTCCACCGCCACTGCCACCACTAACCATGTATTCAGATCAAAACTATCAGACATACCCATCCCCAACCACCTCCCTCTCCACACTTACTGCTTCCAGAACCTCCCCGAGTTCTCCGACAGACCCTGCTTGATAGTGGGCTCAACCGGAAAATCATACTCTTTCTCCGAGACTCACCTCATTGCTCAGAAGACCGGCGCAGGCCTCTCCAACCTCGGCATCCAAAAAGGTGAGGTCATCATGATTCTCCTCCAAAACTGTGCTGAGTTCGTCTTCGCCTTCATGGGCGCTTCCATGATCGGCGCCGTCACCACCACCGCCAACCCCTTTTACACTGCCGCCGAGGTTTTCAAGCAGGTCAAGGCCGCTAATGCCAAACTCATCATCACTCAATCCCAGTACGTCAATAAGCTCCGCGAACATCCCTCCTCCGCCGACGGCACGGACCAAAATAACTTCCCGAAACTCGGCGAAGACTTTAAGATCGTCACGATCGACAATCCTCCGGAGAATTGCTTGCATTTCTCAGTGCTCTCCGAGGCCAACGAGAAGGAGCTTCCGGACGTGGTGATCGACGCAGAGGACCCGGTGGCCCTCCCGTTCTCTTCGGGGACGACCGGGCTCCCCAAGGGAGTCATTCTTACACACAAGAGCTTGGTCACCAGCGTGGCCCAACAGGTGGACGGAGAGAATCCAAACCTCTACTTGAAGGAGGACGATGTCGTATTGTGCGTGCTGCCGTTGTTTCACATATTCTCGTTGAACAGCGTGCTGCTGTGCTCGCTGCGAGCAGGGGCGGGAGTTCTGCTGATGCACAAGTTTGAGATAGGTACGCTGCTGGAGCTGATTCAGCGGTACCGAGTGTCGGTGGCGGCGGTGGTGCCGCCGCTGGTGATAGCACTGGCGAAGAACCCAATGGTGGCGGAGTTCGACCTGAGCTCTATTAGGGTGGTGTTGTCTGGAGCGGCGCCGCTGGGGAAGGAGCTGGAGGAGGCGCTCAAGAGCCGAGTCCCTGAGGCAGTGTTGGGTCAG GGTTATGGGATGACGGAGGCAGGGCCGGTGTTGTCAATGTGCATGGCATTTGCAAAGGAACCGATGCCAACCAAGTCAGGGTCGTGTGGGACGGTGGTCCGAAATGCAGAGCTCAAGGTCCTTGACCTTGAAACTGGTCTCTCACTCGGCTATAACCAATCCGGCGAGATTTGCATCCGTGGCTCTCAAATCATGAAAG GATATTTGAATGATGTTGCGGCTACGGCAACCACCGTAGACACGGAGGGCTGGCTTCACACTGGTGACGTGGGTTATGTGGATGATGACAATGAGATTTTCATCGTTGATAGAGCCAAGGAGCTcatcaaattcaaaggcttcCAA GTGCCACCAGCTGAGCTGGAGTCCCTACTTATAAGCCATCCATCCATTGCAGATGCAGCCGTCGTTCC GCAAAAAGATGATGCTGCTGGTGAGGTTCCCGTTGCATTTGTGGTTCGGTCTAATGGTCTCGAACTTACTGAAGAGGCTGTAAAAGAATTTATAGCAAAACAG GTAGTGTTTTACAAGAGACTGCACAAGGTGCACTTCGTCCATGCAATTCCAAAGTCTCCGTCTGGAAAGATCTTGAGAAAAGACCTCAGAGCCAAGCTTGCAACCGCAACCCCTTCTGCCCTGGCTAATTAA
- the LOC126625959 gene encoding protein TORMOZ EMBRYO DEFECTIVE-like, with protein MASLPLKKNYRCVPSLQQFYSGGPFAVSSDGSSIACKCGESIKIVDSLDASIRSTIEGDLDEVTALALSPDDTLLFSAGHSRQIRIWDLSTLKCVRSWKGHEGPVMGMACHPSGGLLATAGADRKVLVWDVDGSFCTHYFKGHKGVVSSVLFHPDPTKQLLFSASDDTTVLVWDLLTKKCVATLSGHNSTVTSMALSEDGWTLLTAGRDKVVILWDLHDYSCMKTVTTYEVLEAVCAIYSGTPLSSYLGSCKKQNGKKSGLSETCFITVGDRGIVRIWNSEGSVCLYEQKSSDVTPSSDVDESNRGFTAAVMLPSDKGLLCVTADQEFLLYSPVKLPEGTLEFELSKRLVGYNDEIVDMKFVGDDEQFLAVATNLEQVRVYDIASMSCSYVLAGHTGIVLCLDTCVLSCGKPLIVTGSKDNTVRLWDSESKCCLGLGIGHMGGIGAIAFSKKQKDFFVSGSSDRTIKVWSLDGLSDNTEKPVNLKAKAGVAAHDRDINSVAVAPNDSLVCSGSQDRTACVWRLPDLVPVIVLKGHKRGVWSVEFSPVDQCVITASGDKTIKIWAISDGSCLKTFEGHTSSVLRASFLTRGTQFISSGADGLVKLWMVKTDECIATYDQHDNKVYALAVGKKTEMLATGSSDAVINMWYDCTASDKEEAFRREEEGVLKNQELENAVLDADFSKAIQVAFELRRPHKLYKCFSEIWRKRETEKQMEKALLALGEEEIKLLFEYVREWNTKPKLCHVAHFVLSKVFNILSPTKINEIKGIGEIFEGLLSYSQRHFSRMDRHETNTYLVNYTLTGMSVIEPETDTRVLHDKSLMHSSADDEKGTLINEPEDEERKTSQRLKEEAATKKRKSKKSKDGSTCNKKVKA; from the exons ATGGCGTCTCTACCTTTGAAGAAGAATTACCGGTGCGTGCCCTCTCTGCAACAGTTCTACTCCGGCGGCCCCTTCGCCGTCTCATCCGACGGCTCCTCCATCGCCTGCAAATGCGGTGAGTCCATTAAGATCGTGGATTCATTGGACGCCTCGATTCGGTCCACTATTGAAGGCGACTTAGACGAAGTTACCGCTTTGGCCCTCAGCCCCGACGACACTCTGCTCTTCTCCGCCGGTCACAGTCGCCAAATTAGGATTTGGGACCTCTCCACCCTCAAGTGCGTGCGTTCTTGGAAG GGTCATGAGGGGCCAGTGATGGGAATGGCTTGTCACCCGTCTGGAGGATTGCTTGCGACTGCCGGAGCTGATAGGAAGGTTCTTGTTTGGGATGTTGATGGCAGCTTTTGCACTCATTACTTTAAAGGCCACAAAGGGGTTGTTTCTAGTGTTCTCTTCCATCCTGATCCTACTAAACAACTT CTTTTCTCCGCAAGCGATGATACAACTGTGCTTGTTTGGGACTTGTTAACCAAGAAGTGCGTTGCAACGCTTAGTGGGCATAACTCCACAGTAACTTCTATGGCACTCTCTGAAGACGGATGGACATTGCTCACAGCTGGAAGAGATAAG GTTGTAATTTTGTGGGACCTCCATGACTATAGCTGCATGAAGACTGTAACAACATATGAGGTTCTTGAAGCTGTGTGCGCAATCTATTCTGGAACTCCATTGTCATCCTATTTGGGTTCCTGCAAGAAGCAGAATGGGAAGAAAAGTGGATTAAGTGAAACTTGTTTTATAACAGTTGGTGACCGTGGGATTGTAAGGATTTGGAATTCTGAAGG TTCAGTTTGCCTATATGAGCAAAAGTCCTCAGATGTCACTCCATCTTCAGATGTGGATGAATCAAATAGGGGATTCACCGCAGCCGTCATGCTTCCTTCAGATAAAGGGTTGCTTTGTGTGACTGCTGATCAGGAGTTCCTTTTATATTCCCCGGTTAAGTTGCCAGAGGGGACGTTGGAATTTGAATTGAGCAAAAGACTTGTAGGTTACAACGATGAGATTGTGGATATGAAGTTTGTAGGAGATGACGAACAATTCCTTGCTGTTGCCACAAATCTTGAACAG GTACGAGTATATGACATTGCGTCTATGTCATGTTCTTATGTATTGGCAGGTCATACTGGAATTGTTCTATGCCTTGACACCTGTGTATTGAGTTGTGGAAAACCACTTATTGTGACTGGGAGCAAAGACAACACT GTTCGGTTGTGGGATTCAGAAAGCAAATGTTGCCTTGGTCTTGGCATAGGTCACATGGGAGGTATTGGAGctattgctttctcaaaaaagcAGAAAGACTTCTTCGTTAGTGGCAGTAG TGATCGTACCATCAAGGTGTGGAGTTTGGATGGTCTTTCAGACAATACAGAAAAGCCAGTGAATCTGAAAGCAAAGGCTGGTGTAGCAGCCCACGATAGGGATATCAATTCAGTAGCTGTTGCACCAAATGATAGTTTAGTTTGTAGTGGTTCACAG GATCGCACTGCTTGTGTATGGAGGCTTCCGGATCTTGTACCAGTAATTGTACTTAAGGGTCATAAAAGGGGGGTTTGGTCTGTAGAGTTCTCTCCCGTTGATCAATGTGTTATAACAGCTTCTGGTGATAAAACAATAAAGATATGGGCCATATCTGATGGTTCGTGCTTGAAAACATTTGAAGGGCATACATCAAGCGTATTAAGAGCATCGTTTCTTACTCGTGGAACCCAATTTATTTCTTCAG GTGCTGACGGGTTGGTAAAACTGTGGATGGTCAAAACCGATGAATGCATTGCTACTTATGATCAGCATGACAACAAG GTTTATGCCTTGGCTGTTGGAAAAAAGACAGAAATGCTTGCAACTGGCAGCAGCGATGCTGTCATCAATATGTGGTATGATTGTACTGCTTCTGATAAAGAGGAAGCTTTTCGTAGAGAG gaggaaggtgttttaaagaATCAAGAGCTAGAAAATGCTGTGTTAGATGCCGACTTTTCTAAAGCAATCCAAGTTGCATTTGAGCTTCGCAGGCCTCATAAGCTTTATAAGTGCTTTTCTGAAATTTGGAG GAAGAGAGAGACTGAAAAGCAGATGGAGAAAGCCCTTCTTGCCCTTGGCGAGGAAGAGATCAAGCTACTATTTGAATATGTTCGGGAATGGAATACAAAGCCAAAGCTCTGTCATGTTGCTCACTTTGTGCTTTCAAAAGTTTTCAACATCCTCAGTCCAACAAAGATTAATGAG ATAAAGGGCATTGGGGAAATCTTTGAAGGTCTCCTCTCCTATTCTCAGAGGCATTTTAGCCGAATGGACAGGCACGAAACGAACACGTATTTGGTGAACTACACTCTGACTGGAATGTCAGTCATTGAACCAGAGACAGATACACGAGTATTGCATGACAAGTCTTTGATGCACTCCTCTGCGGACGATGAGAAAGGGACTTTAATAAACGAACCTGAAGATGAGGAGCGAAAAACCTCTCAACGTTTGAAAGAAGAGGCAGCTACGAAGAAACGGAAGTCCAAGAAATCAAAAGATGGTTCCACTTGCAATAAGAAAGTTAAGGCATAG
- the LOC126625949 gene encoding cellulose synthase-like protein D3: protein MASRSFKASRSNLSSNSDMPDSNKQPPIPPTVTFGRRTSSGRYISYSRDDLDSELGSGDYMNYTVHIPPTPDNQPMDPSVSQKVEEQYVSNSLFTGGFNSVTRAHLMDKVIESETNHPQMAGAKGSSCAIPGCDAKVMSDERGEDILPCECDFKICRDCYADAVKAGGGICPGCKELYKITDLDEVAADNNARPPLPLPLPKVLSKNERRLSLMKSTKSVLMRSQTGDFDHNRWLFETKGTYGYGNAIWPKEGGFGNDKEDEVVDRTELLNKPWRPLTRKLKIPAAVLSPYRLLIFVRMVVLALFLAWRINHPNTDAMWLWGMSIVCEIWFAFSWLLDQLPKFCPINRSTDLNVLKEKFETPSPNNPTGKSDLPGIDIFVSTADPDKEPPLVTANTILSILATDYPVEKLACYVSDDGGALLTFEAMAEAASFANIWVPFCRKHAIEPRNPESYFNLKRDPYKNKVLSDFVKDRRRVKREYDEFKVRINGLPESIRRRSDAYHAREEIKAMKLQRENREDEPVEGVKIPKATWMADGTHWPGTWLTASSEHSKSDHAGIIQVMLKPPSDEPLHGADDDARLIDLTDVDIRLPMLVYVSREKRPGYDHNKKAGAMNALVRASAIMSNGPFILNLDCDHYIYNSQAMREGMCFMMDRGGDRLCYVQFPQRFEGIDPSDRYANHNTVFFDVNMRALDGLQGPVYVGTGCLFRRVALYGFDPPRSKDTHPGCCSCCFSRRRKNASVANTPEENRSLRMGDSDDEEMNLSLLPKRFGNSTFLIDSIPVAEFQGRPLADHPAVKNGRPPGALTIPRELLDASTVAEAISVISCWYEDKTEWGERVGWIYGSVTEDVVTGYRMHNRGWKSVYCVTKRDAFRGTAPINLTDRLHQVLRWATGSVEIFFSRNNALLASTRMKLLQRIAYLNVGIYPFTSIFLIVYCFLPALSLFSGQFIVQSLNVTFLTYLLIITLTLCMLAILEIKWSGIELEEWWRNEQFWLIGGTSAHLAAVLQGLLKVIAGIEISFTLTSKSGGEDEDDEFADLYIVKWSSLMLPPITIMMVNLIAIAVGFSRTIYSVIPQWSKLIGGVFFSFWVLAHLYPFAKGLMGRRGRTPTIVFVWSGLIAITISLLWVAINPPSGANQIGGSFTFP from the exons ATGGCTTCCAGATCGTTTAAGGCGAGCCGATCGAATCTATCATCAAACTCTGATATGCCTGATTCAAACAAGCAGCCTCCCATCCCTCCGACAGTGACATTTGGCCGCAGAACTTCCTCGGGTCGTTACATCAGCTACTCTAGGGATGATCTTGACAGTGAACTCGGGAGTGGTGACTATATGAACTATACAGTGCACATACCACCAACCCCGGATAACCAGCCCATGGATCCCTCCGTCTCACAGAAGGTCGAAGAGCAATATGTGTCTAATTCCCTTTTTACTGGCGGATTTAATAGTGTTACGCGAGCACATCTTATGGACAAGGTGATCGAATCTGAAACAAACCATCCTCAGATGGCTGGTGCTAAAGGTTCATCATGTGCAATTCCTGGCTGTGATGCAAAGGTGATGAGCGATGAACGTGGGGAGGATATTCTTCCTTGTGAGTGTGACTTCAAAATATGTCGGGATTGCTATGCGGATGCTGTGAAAGCAGGGGGTGGTATTTGCCCTGGATGCAAGGAACTGTACAAAATCACAGATTTGGATGAAGTGGCTGCGGATAATAATGCACGCCCACCGCTCCCACTTCCTCTGCCAAAAGTTTTGTCTAAAAATGAGAGGAGATTGTCGCTGATGAAGTCAACAAAGTCAGTGCTAATGAGGAGTCAAACTGGGGATTTTGATCACAATCGGTGGCTCTTTGAAACAAAGGGAACTTATGGGTATGGCAATGCCATATGGCCCAAGGAGGGAGGTTTTGGAAATGATAAAGAAGACGAAGTCGTTGATAGAACAGAATTGTTGAACAAACCATGGAGGCCACTCACACGGAAATTAAAGATACCTGCAGCTGTTCTAAGCCCATATAG GCTTCTGATTTTTGTTCGTATGGTTGTCCTTGCACTGTTCTTGGCATGGAGGATCAATCACCCAAATACTGATGCAATGTGGCTCTGGGGAATGTCAATAGTTTGTGAGATATGGTTTGCTTTTTCTTGGCTTCTTGACCAACTGCCGAAGTTCTGCCCAATCAATCGCTCGACAGATCTTAATGTCTTGAAGGAGAAATTTGAAACACCTAGCCCCAACAACCCCACTGGCAAATCTGATCTTCCAGGCATAGATATCTTTGTGTCCACTGCAGATCCGGACAAAGAACCACCACTTGTCACTGCAAACACCATCTTATCTATTCTAGCTACTGATTACCCTGTTGAAAAGCTAGCTTGCTATGTTTCTGATGATGGAGGTGCCCTTTTAACTTTTGAGGCCATGGCAGAAGCTGCTAGTTTTGCTAATATATGGGTACCATTCTGCCGTAAACATGCTATTGAACCCAGGAATCCTGAATCGTACTTCAACTTGAAGAGGGATCCATACAAGAACAAAGTGCTGTCTGACTTTGTCAAGGATCGAAGAAGGGTAAAACGTGAATATGATGAGTTCAAGGTTCGGATTAATGGACTGCCTGAATCTATACGCCGACGATCAGATGCTTATCATGCTCGGGAAGAAATCAAGGCCATGAAGCTTCAAAGAGAGAACAGAGAGGATGAACCAGTGGAGGGTGTGAAGATTCCCAAGGCAACATGGATGGCTGATGGAACCCACTGGCCAGGGACTTGGTTGACTGCTTCATCTGAGCATTCTAAGAGTGACCATGCTGGTATTATACAA GTGATGTTAAAACCTCCGAGTGATGAACCGCTGCATGGAGCTGATGATGATGCTAGGCTTATCGACCTCACTGATGTTGATATCCGCCTTCCCATGCTTGTTTATGTGTCACGTGAGAAACGTCCAGGCTATGATCACAACAAGAAGGCAGGGGCCATGAATGCCCTTGTTCGAGCCTCTGCCATCATGTCCAATGGCCCGTTCATTCTCAACCTTGACTGTGACCATTATATTTACAACTCTCAGGCAATGAGGGAGGGCATGTGCTTCATGATGGATCGTGGTGGTGACCGCCTTTGTTATGTCCAGTTTCCTCAGAGATTTGAGGGTATCGACCCTTCAGACCGATATGCCAATCACAACACTGTTTTCTTTGATGTCAATATGCGAGCTCTTGATGGACTTCAGGGCCCAGTGTATGTTGGAACTGGATGTCTCTTTCGTAGAGTTGCCCTGTATGGTTTCGACCCACCTCGGTCAAAAGACACTCACCCAGGTTGTTGCAGTTGCTGCTTTTCTCGTCGCAGAAAGAATGCCTCAGTAGCCAACACCCCAGAAGAAAACCGATCCTTAAGAATGGGTGATTCTGATGATGAAGAGATGAATCTGTCACTGCTGCCTAAGAGGTTTGGGAACTCAACTTTCCTCATTGATTCAATTCCAGTGGCAGAGTTCCAAGGTCGTCCTCTAGCAGATCACCCAGCTGTGAAGAATGGACGCCCACCTGGTGCTCTCACCATTCCCCGTGAGCTTCTTGATGCCTCTACTGTTGCAGAGGCAATCAGTGTCATTTCGTGCTGGTACGAAGACAAGACTGAGTGGGGAGAGCGCGTAGGGTGGATTTACGGATCAGTTACTGAAGATGTGGTCACTGGGTATAGGATGCATAACAGAGGATGGAAATCAGTTTATTGTGTGACCAAGCGAGATGCATTCCGTGGAACTGCTCCTATCAATCTCACAGATAGGTTGCATCAGGTTCTGCGCTGGGCTACTGGCTCAGTTGAGATTTTCTTCTCCCGCAACAATGCCCTCCTAGCCAGcacaagaatgaagcttctgcAAAGGATAGCATACCTCAATGTGGGTATCTACCCTTTTACCTCCATCTTTCTTATCGTCTACTGCTTCCTCCCGGCGCTTTCCCTCTTCTCTGGTCAGTTCATTGTGCAAAGCCTCAACGTTACTTTCCTGACTTATCTTCTGATCATTACTCTCACTCTATGCATGCTTGCCATCCTTGAGATTAAATGGTCTGGGATCGAGCTAGAGGAGTGGTGGAGAAACGAGCAGTTTTGGTTGATTGGAGGGACTAGTGCGCACCTTGCTGCTGTGCTTCAGGGGCTACTGAAAGTTATTGCAGGGATCGAAATCTCCTTCACTTTGACTTCAAAGTCAGGTGGCGAAGACGAGGATGATGAATTTGCCGACCTCTATATTGTGAAATGGTCCTCTCTCATGTTACCACCGATAACAATCATGATGGTGAACTTAATCGCCATAGCAGTTGGGTTCAGCCGCACAATATACAGTGTGATACCGCAGTGGAGCAAGTTAATTGGTGGGGTGTTCTTCAGCTTCTGGGTACTAGCGCATCTGTATCCGTTTGCGAAAGGGTTGATGGGGAGGCGAGGGAGGACGCCCACCATTGTTTTTGTGTGGTCGGGGCTCATTGCGATAACCATCTCTCTTCTGTGGGTGGCAATCAATCCGCCTTCGGGTGCGAACCAAATTGGGGGATCATTCACATTCCCGTAG